A stretch of the Amycolatopsis sp. BJA-103 genome encodes the following:
- the asnB gene encoding asparagine synthase (glutamine-hydrolyzing), with the protein MCGIAGWINLEHPVGWKEADLERMTRTLARRGPDDEGLWTDRHVGLGHRRLAILDVQRGVQPMVAGPLDRPHAVLCYSGEVYNFRELRAELAGRGHVFRTHGDTEVVLNAYLEWGESFVERLSGMFAFALWDPRERKLILVRDRLGIKPLYYARLGEAVLFASEPKAVLAHPEFTARLDHQGLADLLGLIKTPGVTPFHDLFEVPPGHVLTIDDNGSHLTRYWSLPTVPHEDDIAETVSHVRELLFDTVRRQLITDVPLCTLLSGGLDSSALTAMATEILDSTGEGPVRSFSVDFVGSADHFRASDFRPERDNPYALLVAEHLGTAHRTIELPEDALIEDGNRDVVLGAHDLPLTFGDVDTSLYLLFSAIRDKSTVALSGESADEVFGGYNWFHDPKVVGTADFPWLSTMQFVPEGMLTAEFREHTRFGEYRADSYQQAIGEVEYLPGEDAQDRRMREFSHLHLTRWLQVLLDRKDRLSMAAGLEVRVPFCDHRLVEYVHNIPWKIKTYDGREKSVLRGAAAGLLPDSVLSRKKSPYPTTGNTRYEQDLRRRVGTLLAENRSPALEIVDPGALRELLSRPDGYFDTQLRRNPLETVLSLAQWYQGQWNS; encoded by the coding sequence CGCAGGCTGGATCAATCTCGAGCATCCCGTCGGGTGGAAGGAAGCGGACCTCGAACGCATGACCCGGACGCTCGCCCGCCGCGGCCCGGACGACGAAGGGCTGTGGACTGACCGGCACGTGGGACTCGGCCACCGCCGGCTCGCCATCCTCGACGTGCAGCGGGGTGTGCAGCCGATGGTCGCGGGTCCGCTCGACCGGCCGCACGCCGTCCTCTGCTACAGCGGCGAGGTGTACAACTTCCGCGAGTTGAGGGCGGAACTGGCCGGGCGCGGGCACGTCTTCCGGACCCACGGCGACACCGAAGTGGTGCTCAACGCCTACCTGGAGTGGGGCGAGAGCTTCGTCGAGCGGCTGAGCGGGATGTTCGCCTTCGCGTTGTGGGATCCGCGTGAACGGAAACTGATCCTGGTCCGCGACCGGCTGGGCATCAAACCTCTTTACTACGCCCGGCTCGGTGAAGCGGTTCTGTTCGCTTCCGAGCCGAAGGCGGTGCTGGCCCACCCGGAGTTCACCGCCCGGCTGGATCACCAGGGGCTCGCCGATCTGCTGGGGCTCATCAAGACTCCCGGCGTGACCCCGTTCCACGACCTGTTCGAGGTGCCGCCCGGGCACGTCCTCACCATCGACGACAACGGCAGCCACCTGACCCGGTACTGGAGTTTGCCGACCGTTCCGCACGAGGACGACATCGCGGAGACGGTGAGCCACGTCCGCGAGCTGCTCTTCGACACCGTGCGACGGCAGCTGATCACCGACGTTCCGTTGTGCACCCTGCTTTCCGGCGGTCTGGACTCGAGTGCGCTGACCGCGATGGCCACGGAAATCCTCGACAGCACGGGAGAAGGCCCGGTCCGTTCGTTCTCCGTCGACTTCGTCGGCAGCGCGGACCACTTCCGCGCCAGCGACTTCCGGCCGGAACGGGACAATCCGTACGCCCTCCTGGTCGCCGAACACCTCGGCACGGCACACCGGACCATCGAACTGCCGGAAGACGCCCTCATCGAGGACGGCAACCGGGACGTCGTCCTCGGCGCGCACGATCTCCCGCTCACCTTCGGCGACGTCGACACCTCGCTGTACCTTCTCTTCTCGGCCATTCGCGACAAATCGACCGTCGCGCTGTCCGGTGAGTCCGCGGACGAGGTCTTCGGCGGGTACAACTGGTTCCACGATCCGAAGGTCGTCGGCACCGCGGACTTTCCCTGGCTCAGCACCATGCAGTTCGTTCCCGAGGGGATGCTGACCGCCGAGTTCCGTGAGCACACCCGATTCGGGGAGTACCGGGCCGACAGCTACCAGCAGGCGATCGGTGAAGTCGAGTACCTGCCGGGAGAAGACGCGCAGGACCGGCGGATGCGCGAGTTCAGCCACCTGCATCTCACGCGCTGGCTGCAAGTCCTGCTGGATCGCAAGGACCGGCTCAGCATGGCCGCCGGTCTCGAGGTGCGGGTGCCGTTCTGCGATCACCGCCTGGTCGAGTACGTGCACAACATCCCGTGGAAGATCAAGACCTACGACGGCCGGGAAAAGAGCGTTCTCCGTGGCGCGGCGGCCGGTCTGCTGCCCGATTCGGTGCTGAGCCGGAAGAAGAGTCCGTATCCCACCACCGGCAACACCCGGTACGAACAGGATCTGCGCCGCCGGGTCGGCACCCTCCTGGCGGAGAACCGCTCGCCGGCACTGGAGATCGTCGACCCGGGCGCCCTCCGCGAGTTGCTGAGCAGGCCCGACGGCTACTTCGACACCCAGCTCCGGCGCAACCCGCTGGAAACCGTCTTGAGTCTCGCGCAGTGGTACCAGGGTCAATGGAACTCGTGA
- a CDS encoding ornithine cyclodeaminase — protein MMENLWLADVLAKPVPESVRFLSRADVVECLATVDVVGAVKGALLSHHHGRTILPGEAYLSWTNRLGAYSRSIGMPGAVLEQGSEGAYGMKIINASVSNPEFGLERAGGLGLCFDAQTARVTAVMEVGVLSAVRTAAVTAIAVEAVGYGAARSLAAVGCGTQARVHLALLLARCPELSRITLYDVRQPVAESLAAELALRHPEVSFSVASTPAEAMADAEVALFLTTVAEGYVQPEWVRPGSLLVNVSLGDLTDEVLVGASALVVDDLQLIIENPRRPLGRLINDGRIAAKADEGLPSVTATIGELLVGDTTVQRSDAGYVVVNPFGLGILDVALFGSVLRQASGAGVGKILELN, from the coding sequence ATGATGGAGAACCTGTGGCTCGCCGACGTGCTCGCGAAGCCGGTGCCGGAGTCGGTGCGGTTCCTCAGCCGCGCCGACGTCGTGGAGTGCCTGGCGACGGTCGACGTCGTGGGCGCGGTCAAGGGCGCGCTGCTGAGCCATCACCACGGCCGGACGATCCTGCCCGGTGAGGCCTATCTGTCCTGGACCAATCGGCTCGGCGCCTACAGCCGGTCGATCGGCATGCCGGGTGCCGTGCTGGAGCAGGGATCCGAGGGCGCCTACGGCATGAAAATCATCAATGCCAGTGTGTCGAACCCGGAGTTCGGCCTGGAACGGGCCGGTGGCCTGGGTCTCTGCTTCGACGCGCAGACCGCCAGGGTGACCGCGGTGATGGAGGTCGGCGTGCTCAGCGCCGTGCGGACGGCCGCCGTGACCGCGATCGCCGTCGAGGCGGTCGGATACGGGGCGGCTCGCTCGCTGGCCGCCGTCGGATGTGGAACCCAGGCACGTGTGCACCTCGCGCTGCTCCTCGCGCGATGCCCGGAGCTCAGCCGGATCACGCTGTACGACGTGCGACAGCCGGTGGCCGAGAGTCTTGCCGCTGAGCTCGCCCTGCGGCACCCGGAGGTCTCGTTCTCCGTCGCTTCCACGCCGGCCGAAGCGATGGCAGACGCCGAGGTGGCGCTGTTCTTGACCACCGTGGCCGAAGGGTACGTCCAGCCGGAGTGGGTGCGACCCGGATCGCTCCTGGTCAACGTCTCGCTCGGCGACCTCACCGACGAGGTCCTGGTCGGCGCCTCCGCCCTCGTCGTCGACGACCTTCAGCTGATCATCGAGAATCCCCGGCGGCCGTTGGGCCGTCTGATCAACGACGGGCGAATCGCGGCGAAGGCCGATGAGGGCCTGCCCTCGGTCACCGCGACGATCGGTGAACTGCTCGTCGGCGACACGACCGTCCAGAGATCCGACGCCGGTTACGTCGTCGTGAATCCCTTCGGACTCGGCATTCTCGACGTGGCACTGTTCGGCTCGGTGCTGCGCCAGGCGAGCGGTGCGGGCGTCGGGAAGATTCTGGAGCTCAATTGA
- a CDS encoding iron-containing redox enzyme family protein, translating to MSEILVNIFRRPPESDDKSVLEAISATEVEAISDEDLQLSLFLCYGPQYCLFGETAQNWEWDASLVELRKRLETRFARELGEIAGPLPEVDVEKLPGFLMELGKPSPGRSLSRYIKQEASMAQFQEFLMHRSVYSLMEADHHSLVIPRVRGGGKPALVEIQADEYGGGIPGRLHSQLFELTLAELGMLTEFGSYFEDVPACSLETVNVISYFGTYGRHRGALLGNLALTEIGSHYVNRNFRNGLQRLNGSDDSWIFFQEHIVADAVHEQLAAYDMCGKFVRENPRELSDLVFGAVVTAELGARANESMLSAWERGESSLRGKTSVAAS from the coding sequence GTGAGCGAGATCCTAGTGAATATCTTCCGGCGCCCGCCGGAGAGTGACGACAAGTCCGTCTTGGAGGCCATTTCGGCGACCGAGGTGGAGGCCATCTCCGACGAGGACCTGCAGCTGAGTTTGTTCTTGTGCTACGGACCCCAGTACTGCCTCTTCGGAGAGACGGCGCAAAATTGGGAGTGGGACGCCTCTCTGGTCGAGTTGCGCAAGCGGCTCGAAACCCGCTTCGCCCGCGAGCTCGGCGAAATCGCCGGCCCGCTCCCGGAGGTGGACGTGGAGAAGCTTCCCGGGTTCCTGATGGAACTCGGGAAACCGAGCCCGGGACGGTCTCTCTCGCGCTACATCAAGCAAGAGGCCTCCATGGCGCAGTTCCAGGAGTTCCTCATGCACCGGTCCGTCTACAGTCTCATGGAAGCGGACCACCACAGCCTCGTCATCCCTCGGGTGCGAGGCGGCGGGAAACCGGCCTTGGTGGAGATCCAGGCCGACGAGTACGGCGGCGGGATCCCGGGCCGTCTGCACTCCCAGTTGTTCGAATTGACCCTGGCCGAGCTCGGCATGCTCACCGAATTCGGCTCGTATTTCGAGGATGTCCCGGCTTGTTCGCTGGAGACGGTGAACGTGATATCCTATTTCGGAACGTACGGGCGTCACCGGGGTGCGTTGCTCGGAAATCTGGCGCTCACGGAAATCGGCTCGCACTATGTGAACCGGAATTTCCGGAACGGCCTGCAGCGGTTGAACGGGTCCGACGATTCGTGGATCTTCTTCCAAGAGCACATCGTGGCCGACGCCGTCCACGAACAGCTCGCCGCCTATGACATGTGCGGCAAATTCGTACGGGAGAATCCGCGGGAGTTGTCCGATCTGGTCTTCGGCGCCGTCGTGACGGCCGAACTGGGAGCACGGGCGAACGAGAGCATGCTGTCGGCTTGGGAACGTGGCGAATCCTCCCTCCGCGGCAAGACGTCCGTGGCGGCGAGCTGA
- a CDS encoding CDGSH iron-sulfur domain-containing protein, whose amino-acid sequence MDGREPAGGTGAGPVVQKHAPATVVVCQDGPIIIRGDYDLRSQTDEPIDPQRKTIAICRCGRSLMKPFCDGSHIWARNGGHGDRSDRT is encoded by the coding sequence ATGGACGGCCGGGAACCGGCAGGGGGCACCGGCGCCGGGCCGGTGGTGCAGAAGCACGCTCCGGCCACGGTCGTGGTGTGCCAGGACGGGCCGATCATCATCCGTGGCGACTACGACCTGCGCAGCCAAACCGATGAGCCGATAGATCCACAGCGCAAGACCATCGCCATCTGCCGTTGCGGACGCTCCTTGATGAAGCCGTTCTGCGATGGCAGCCATATCTGGGCGAGGAACGGTGGCCATGGAGACCGGTCGGACCGGACGTAG
- a CDS encoding pyridoxal-phosphate dependent enzyme — translation MPGRTPMVKAVVGYHGRTTNLWLKLEQENPFGSIKDRVAYSLLGTIFETGLLCGGIIESTSGNLGIALARYSQICGVEFTAVVDPRTSRMLVRQMRSADAKIVEVTNPDETGGFLLSRLAYIRDRMAVEDTLVWPNQYENPANPRAHTEGTAPEIHSAIPSDDLDVFLGVSTGGTMRGFTDYVTRNRLPWRCIAVDEVGSIALGGPPATRSLNGIGASRSSSFVSGRDCPNVRVTAREAVAACDWVASELGVRVGGSSGATVAGALRWMREGFGAEHMVVVCPDGGERYEDTIYSQNWRRAKDLTARADLEFPEVRSTSVVDNSLILT, via the coding sequence GTGCCGGGTAGAACACCGATGGTGAAGGCGGTGGTGGGCTATCACGGCAGAACGACGAATCTCTGGTTGAAACTGGAGCAGGAGAACCCGTTCGGGTCCATCAAGGACAGAGTGGCGTACTCCTTGCTCGGCACGATCTTCGAGACGGGACTGCTCTGCGGTGGGATCATCGAGTCGACGTCCGGAAATCTCGGGATCGCGTTGGCCAGGTACTCCCAGATCTGCGGCGTGGAGTTCACGGCCGTCGTCGACCCGCGGACGTCGCGCATGCTCGTACGGCAGATGCGGAGCGCGGACGCGAAGATCGTGGAAGTGACGAATCCCGACGAGACAGGCGGATTCCTGCTGTCCCGGCTGGCCTACATCCGGGATCGGATGGCGGTCGAGGACACGCTCGTGTGGCCGAACCAGTACGAGAACCCGGCCAACCCTCGTGCGCACACCGAAGGGACGGCACCGGAGATCCACTCCGCCATTCCCTCCGACGATCTCGACGTCTTCCTGGGCGTGTCGACGGGCGGGACCATGCGCGGGTTCACGGACTACGTCACGCGCAACAGGCTGCCGTGGCGTTGTATCGCGGTGGACGAAGTGGGATCGATCGCGCTCGGCGGCCCGCCGGCGACCCGCAGCCTGAACGGAATCGGCGCGAGCCGGAGCTCGTCCTTCGTCTCCGGGCGTGACTGTCCGAACGTGCGGGTGACCGCGCGCGAGGCGGTGGCCGCGTGCGACTGGGTCGCGAGTGAGCTGGGCGTCCGTGTCGGAGGCAGCTCGGGGGCCACCGTGGCAGGGGCGCTGAGATGGATGCGCGAGGGTTTCGGTGCCGAGCACATGGTCGTCGTCTGCCCTGACGGCGGCGAACGGTACGAGGACACGATCTATTCACAGAACTGGCGTCGAGCGAAGGACCTGACCGCGAGAGCGGACCTGGAATTTCCGGAAGTGCGCTCGACGAGTGTCGTGGACAATTCGCTGATTTTGACCTGA
- a CDS encoding ornithine carbamoyltransferase yields MVGFLSLDDVDPGELHEIVGRSVDVLARPERWEQRLSGKVIGTYFAKTSTRTRTAFTTAALRLGASVVPYGPADLQLNTGESLHDTGRMFGVMLDGLVMRTAGPLEDMRLVARSGDLPVVNAMAAQEHPTQGVCDAASMLRHFGGVDGLSVLYVGEGNNTAVALGKILSTYRGVTVVFATPKGYGLDATLLGSLQEKAAASGSRIVETHDLDAVDVTVDVVYTTRWQTTGTAKPSADWREDFRPFYVDDAVMSRWPDAVFMHDLPAHRGDEVKGSVLDGDRSIAWEQARMKYGSAVAILEWVYRDF; encoded by the coding sequence ATGGTTGGCTTTCTCTCTCTCGACGATGTCGACCCCGGCGAGCTGCACGAGATCGTCGGCAGGTCGGTCGACGTGCTCGCCCGGCCGGAGCGGTGGGAACAACGGCTTTCCGGCAAGGTGATCGGAACCTACTTCGCCAAGACTTCAACTCGCACGCGGACCGCGTTCACGACGGCGGCGTTGCGGCTCGGGGCTTCGGTCGTCCCGTACGGCCCCGCCGATCTTCAGCTCAACACCGGGGAGTCCCTGCACGACACCGGCCGGATGTTCGGCGTGATGCTCGACGGCCTGGTCATGCGCACCGCGGGCCCGCTCGAAGACATGCGGCTCGTGGCTCGCAGCGGAGACCTGCCCGTCGTCAACGCGATGGCCGCGCAAGAGCATCCGACCCAGGGCGTTTGCGACGCGGCGTCGATGCTCCGGCACTTCGGCGGTGTGGACGGTTTGTCCGTGCTGTACGTCGGTGAAGGCAACAACACGGCTGTGGCGCTCGGAAAGATCCTGAGCACTTATCGTGGTGTCACGGTGGTTTTCGCCACCCCGAAGGGATACGGGCTCGATGCCACGCTGCTCGGCTCGCTGCAGGAAAAGGCGGCGGCTTCGGGCTCCCGGATCGTCGAGACCCACGACCTGGATGCGGTCGACGTAACGGTCGACGTCGTTTACACGACTCGCTGGCAGACCACTGGTACGGCGAAACCGAGTGCGGATTGGCGGGAGGACTTCCGGCCGTTCTATGTGGACGACGCGGTGATGTCCCGCTGGCCGGACGCGGTCTTCATGCACGACCTGCCGGCGCACCGCGGCGACGAGGTCAAGGGTTCGGTGCTCGACGGAGACCGGTCGATCGCCTGGGAACAGGCGCGGATGAAGTACGGCAGTGCGGTCGCCATTCTGGAATGGGTCTACCGCGATTTCTAA
- a CDS encoding LysE family translocator, giving the protein MNNGGVLTTLTLLSFTAAAAVVVIVPGPDQALLLQTSAASGRPAAVRAAGGVLLGIVLWGIASVVGLSALLANGSVAFLVVSVIGAAYLIWLGINALRSAMSAAAGAAPIRDARGRTGFFMRGLLMNCLNPKIGLFYLSILPQFLPSSATPAVSDELVLFAIYVTVSALWLFGFAFAAGSLHPILNRPRVKRSLDSVVGVILVGLGVMALVGV; this is encoded by the coding sequence GTGAACAACGGGGGAGTTTTGACGACACTTACACTTCTTTCTTTCACAGCCGCGGCGGCGGTCGTCGTCATCGTGCCGGGGCCGGACCAGGCGTTGCTGCTCCAGACGAGCGCCGCGTCCGGACGCCCGGCGGCGGTGCGCGCCGCAGGAGGAGTGCTGCTCGGCATCGTCCTGTGGGGTATCGCCTCGGTGGTGGGGTTGTCCGCACTGCTGGCCAACGGCAGCGTCGCCTTTCTGGTCGTCTCCGTGATCGGCGCGGCTTATCTGATCTGGCTCGGGATCAACGCCTTGCGTTCCGCGATGTCGGCCGCGGCGGGCGCCGCTCCGATACGCGACGCTCGCGGGAGGACGGGGTTCTTCATGCGCGGACTGCTCATGAATTGCCTGAATCCGAAGATCGGCCTGTTCTACCTGTCGATTCTTCCGCAGTTCCTGCCGAGCTCGGCGACGCCCGCCGTGAGCGACGAGCTCGTGCTCTTCGCCATCTACGTCACGGTGAGCGCCCTGTGGTTGTTCGGATTCGCGTTCGCGGCCGGAAGTCTCCATCCGATCCTGAACCGGCCGCGCGTCAAAAGATCGTTGGACTCGGTGGTAGGAGTGATTTTGGTGGGACTAGGCGTCATGGCTCTGGTGGGGGTGTGA
- a CDS encoding winged helix-turn-helix transcriptional regulator, translated as MDVSEMSLVDRVRLAGGDTMCPQRLVLEHVTSRWGTLVLIALLDRPYRFNELRRQIGKVSEKMLAQTLQTLERDGLVHRDAKPVIPPRVDYSLTDIGKEAADQVCGLARWTDRRLSAVQKAREDYDTAKANIH; from the coding sequence ATGGACGTAAGTGAAATGTCGCTCGTGGACCGCGTCCGGCTCGCCGGCGGCGACACGATGTGCCCCCAGCGCCTGGTGCTGGAACACGTCACCAGCCGGTGGGGCACGCTCGTCCTCATCGCGCTCCTGGACCGTCCCTACCGCTTCAATGAGCTACGCCGTCAGATCGGCAAGGTCAGCGAGAAGATGCTCGCCCAGACACTCCAAACTCTGGAACGCGACGGCCTGGTCCACCGGGACGCCAAACCCGTGATCCCGCCCCGGGTCGACTACTCCCTCACCGACATCGGCAAAGAGGCCGCGGACCAGGTCTGCGGCCTCGCCCGGTGGACCGACCGGCGTTTGAGTGCCGTCCAGAAGGCACGCGAGGACTACGACACCGCGAAAGCGAACATCCACTGA
- a CDS encoding SDR family oxidoreductase: MSIVVTGATGSLGRFVIEGLLEKVPAEQITAVARSREKAAAFAARGVRIAIADYNDPETFDDLFAAGDKVLLISGTEFDKGRVGQHKIVLDAARAAGVALFAYTSAPGALTATLADDHRGTETAILESGLPYVFLRNGWYNENYTERLAPVLETSTVTQAAGEGRVASASRADYAAAAVAVLTGEGHENTAYELSGDTAWGFAEFAAELSRQTGGEIVYRPVSADAFSDILTGHAGLPAPIAALLTGMESAIEKGELAGADGELGRLIGRPTTPIADSIALALKE; the protein is encoded by the coding sequence ATGAGCATCGTCGTCACCGGCGCCACCGGAAGCCTCGGCCGATTTGTCATCGAGGGCTTGTTGGAGAAGGTCCCGGCCGAACAGATCACCGCTGTCGCCCGCAGCAGGGAGAAAGCGGCCGCCTTCGCCGCCCGAGGTGTGCGGATCGCGATCGCCGACTACAACGACCCTGAGACCTTCGACGACCTGTTCGCCGCAGGCGACAAGGTGCTCCTCATTTCCGGCACCGAGTTCGACAAGGGCCGCGTCGGGCAGCACAAGATCGTCCTCGACGCGGCGCGTGCGGCCGGAGTCGCGCTGTTCGCGTACACCAGCGCGCCCGGCGCTCTGACCGCCACGCTCGCGGACGACCACCGGGGCACCGAGACCGCGATCCTCGAGTCCGGTCTGCCGTACGTGTTCCTGCGCAATGGTTGGTACAACGAGAACTACACCGAGCGGCTCGCTCCCGTGCTTGAGACCTCCACCGTCACCCAGGCCGCCGGCGAAGGCCGCGTCGCCTCCGCTTCCCGGGCCGACTACGCCGCCGCCGCGGTCGCGGTGCTCACCGGTGAGGGCCACGAGAACACGGCGTACGAGCTCAGTGGCGACACCGCCTGGGGCTTCGCCGAGTTCGCGGCCGAGTTGAGCAGGCAGACCGGCGGCGAAATCGTCTACCGGCCCGTTTCGGCCGACGCCTTCTCCGACATCCTGACCGGCCACGCCGGGCTCCCCGCGCCGATCGCCGCGCTCCTGACCGGTATGGAGTCGGCCATCGAGAAGGGCGAACTGGCGGGCGCCGACGGCGAACTCGGCCGCCTGATCGGCAGGCCCACCACGCCGATCGCCGACTCGATCGCCCTCGCGCTGAAGGAGTGA
- a CDS encoding NPCBM/NEW2 domain-containing protein gives MRRLFVLLCALFLTATAVPAAADTPPDPVPGERPPLGITWATGDPYCIYNRFTEDVVKAAADQLVTSGLRDAGYEYVMLGDCWQAAERDAAGKLTARASFPSGIPALVNYVHSRGLKIGLYSGTGEKTCSRQAAGSLDHEDLDAQTFADWGADYLRYDTCHSVNGDAPARVKKMADAIKRTGRPITLEIDDYDRDQSQWLWGRAAGAQVWRTYKHATFNFGYSTDSLDKQYGLDGYKGSGGWNMPGPFTFSYLSTAERQAKLGLWAVLNAPLVADMALAADTTLPAAEMKNPDIIAVQQDWAGVAGRKVRDTGWTEVWTKPMSDGSAVLVLFNRGELATPITTSVADAGLPAASGYRVRDLWTGDETETTGALRETVGRHAATVLRVWPTNATAAPRTSLTVELPDSVPPSQPVTATVKFTNAGSTPITGAHLRLTAPAEWRFDGPAEATTETVGPGDTWETPVTLTPVSTATQPFKMPGTVTYTTTQGARTATTSAEAPLMLAPNPPYTNGLLSTQPWISSENGLGPVERDSTDNGHPFKINGKTETRGGLGAHAPSVVRYYLGGKCKQFTATVGVDDRGPNGTLGFRVLGDGVELEATGNMRHGDAVQRLVVPVTGVQVLALAVDDASDGSAGDWGDWVSPYLSC, from the coding sequence ATGCGACGACTCTTCGTACTGCTCTGCGCACTTTTCCTGACGGCGACCGCCGTTCCCGCGGCGGCCGATACGCCCCCTGATCCGGTTCCGGGCGAAAGACCCCCGCTGGGGATCACCTGGGCGACCGGGGATCCCTACTGCATCTACAACCGGTTCACCGAGGACGTCGTGAAAGCCGCGGCGGACCAGCTGGTCACCTCCGGGCTGCGGGACGCCGGATACGAGTACGTCATGCTGGGCGACTGCTGGCAGGCGGCCGAGCGCGACGCCGCCGGGAAGCTCACCGCCCGCGCCAGTTTCCCTTCGGGCATCCCGGCGCTGGTGAACTACGTGCACTCGCGCGGGCTCAAGATCGGTCTCTACAGCGGAACCGGCGAGAAGACCTGCAGCCGTCAGGCGGCGGGCTCGCTCGACCACGAGGACCTCGACGCCCAGACCTTCGCCGACTGGGGCGCGGACTACCTGCGCTACGACACCTGCCACAGCGTCAACGGCGACGCGCCCGCTCGGGTCAAGAAGATGGCGGACGCGATCAAGCGCACCGGCCGTCCCATCACACTCGAGATCGACGACTACGACCGTGACCAGAGCCAATGGCTGTGGGGACGGGCCGCCGGCGCGCAGGTTTGGCGTACGTACAAGCACGCGACCTTCAACTTCGGGTACTCGACGGACAGTCTCGACAAGCAGTACGGGCTGGACGGCTACAAGGGCTCGGGTGGCTGGAACATGCCGGGCCCGTTCACTTTCAGCTACCTCAGCACCGCGGAGCGCCAGGCCAAGCTCGGACTGTGGGCGGTGCTCAACGCACCGCTGGTGGCCGACATGGCTCTGGCGGCCGACACCACGCTCCCGGCCGCCGAGATGAAGAACCCCGACATCATCGCCGTCCAGCAGGACTGGGCGGGCGTCGCCGGGCGCAAGGTCCGCGACACGGGCTGGACCGAGGTGTGGACGAAACCGATGTCCGACGGCTCGGCCGTGCTGGTGCTGTTCAACCGCGGCGAACTGGCCACGCCGATCACCACCTCCGTGGCCGACGCCGGACTCCCCGCCGCGTCCGGGTATCGCGTGCGCGACCTGTGGACCGGCGACGAGACCGAAACGACCGGCGCCCTCCGCGAAACCGTCGGACGGCACGCCGCCACCGTGCTGCGCGTGTGGCCCACGAACGCGACCGCCGCGCCGCGGACGTCGCTGACCGTCGAGCTGCCCGACTCAGTGCCGCCGTCCCAGCCGGTCACCGCCACGGTCAAGTTCACCAACGCCGGTTCGACGCCGATCACCGGCGCACACCTGCGGTTGACCGCCCCCGCGGAGTGGCGGTTCGACGGCCCCGCCGAAGCGACCACCGAGACCGTCGGACCGGGTGACACGTGGGAGACCCCGGTGACGCTGACCCCGGTTTCGACGGCCACCCAGCCGTTCAAGATGCCGGGCACCGTGACGTACACGACCACGCAAGGCGCGCGGACCGCGACCACGTCGGCCGAGGCGCCGCTCATGCTCGCGCCGAATCCGCCTTATACCAACGGGTTGCTCAGCACTCAGCCGTGGATCTCCTCGGAGAACGGCCTCGGCCCGGTCGAACGGGACAGCACCGACAACGGTCACCCGTTCAAGATCAACGGCAAGACCGAGACACGCGGCGGGCTGGGCGCGCACGCGCCGTCGGTGGTGCGGTACTACCTCGGCGGCAAGTGCAAGCAGTTCACCGCGACCGTCGGCGTCGACGACCGCGGGCCGAACGGGACGCTCGGGTTCCGCGTACTCGGTGATGGCGTCGAACTGGAGGCCACGGGGAACATGCGGCACGGGGACGCCGTGCAACGTCTCGTCGTGCCGGTGACGGGTGTGCAGGTACTCGCGCTCGCCGTGGACGACGCGAGTGACGGCTCCGCCGGGGACTGGGGAGACTGGGTTTCCCCTTACCTCAGCTGCTGA
- a CDS encoding TMEM175 family protein, with protein MTTPTGPGETSGKTRAAAAERLTIFVDAVIAIALTLLALDLPIPHGDTTDAMLGSVADHGKEYLAFALGFVVIAAHWRAHHEIFPYVRSLSGRLISLTLAWLFMQVLMPFATRVITADGAFPLRFGFYAMVQVLASASFALIIREIRREHLYGPDGPPRVFAQSLTRSVCLAAVFGLSIPVAFLTEGTGAYLCWLAAPIALTIARRVQDRKPSAASHPS; from the coding sequence ATGACCACCCCCACCGGCCCCGGCGAGACGTCCGGGAAGACGCGCGCGGCCGCCGCCGAGCGGCTCACCATCTTCGTCGACGCGGTGATCGCGATCGCGCTCACCTTGCTGGCCCTGGATCTCCCGATCCCGCACGGCGACACCACCGACGCCATGCTGGGGTCGGTGGCGGACCACGGCAAGGAATACCTTGCCTTCGCGCTCGGTTTCGTGGTGATCGCCGCCCACTGGCGCGCCCACCACGAGATCTTCCCCTACGTCCGCTCGCTGAGCGGACGCCTGATCAGCCTCACCCTGGCCTGGCTGTTCATGCAGGTCCTGATGCCGTTCGCGACGCGGGTGATCACCGCCGACGGCGCCTTCCCGCTCCGGTTCGGCTTCTACGCGATGGTGCAGGTCCTGGCCTCCGCGTCGTTCGCGCTGATCATCCGGGAGATCCGCCGCGAACACCTGTACGGACCCGACGGCCCGCCCCGGGTCTTCGCCCAGAGCCTGACGCGCAGTGTCTGCCTGGCCGCGGTGTTCGGGCTGTCCATTCCCGTCGCGTTCCTGACCGAGGGCACCGGTGCGTACCTGTGCTGGCTCGCCGCGCCGATCGCGCTCACCATCGCCCGCCGCGTCCAGGATCGCAAGCCGTCCGCGGCCTCGCATCCCTCTTGA